In Pseudomonadota bacterium, a genomic segment contains:
- a CDS encoding Gfo/Idh/MocA family oxidoreductase, which translates to MLRVGIVGCGLVAQCIHLPTLRELRDRLIVTAICDVSRSVLDAIGSEWAIPTRLEDYRDLIAREDVDIVLVANPHVFHAETAMAAMRKGKHVLIEKPMCMTVVEADALIKVEEETGVVAQVGYNRRYAPNLAAAAEVVRALPGIRLARVHDVLGRNAIIVPQVTKVITPSDASPIATQKLGDITAAKVIEAIGPASALLQNVYMGLVGLSSHDLSAMRAVLGFPQRVLFATARGDDGRSLAAAFDYGTYTCLFSSDIDLIPRFDANMEVYSASKVVRVEFNTPFVKSIPATLTITDIDTHGMARTSSSFSFRDSFLLEWIALHETVSTGRRPNTSIADARQDLLLFRDMIDHMRTNGSS; encoded by the coding sequence ATGTTGCGGGTGGGGATTGTTGGTTGCGGGCTTGTTGCTCAGTGTATTCACTTGCCGACCCTGCGGGAACTTCGGGATCGCTTGATCGTAACCGCGATTTGCGACGTGAGCCGCAGCGTTCTCGATGCGATCGGAAGCGAATGGGCGATCCCTACCCGCCTCGAGGACTATCGCGATCTCATCGCTCGCGAGGATGTCGATATCGTCCTCGTGGCGAATCCGCACGTCTTTCACGCCGAGACCGCCATGGCGGCCATGCGAAAAGGAAAGCATGTTCTCATCGAAAAGCCGATGTGCATGACGGTTGTCGAGGCGGATGCGCTCATCAAGGTTGAGGAGGAGACTGGCGTAGTCGCGCAGGTCGGCTACAACCGTCGCTACGCGCCAAATCTTGCAGCCGCCGCCGAGGTCGTGCGCGCGCTACCTGGAATACGCCTCGCACGCGTGCATGACGTTCTGGGGCGAAATGCCATCATCGTTCCACAGGTCACCAAAGTGATCACACCCTCGGATGCGTCACCGATCGCCACACAGAAATTGGGCGATATCACAGCGGCAAAGGTGATCGAAGCAATAGGACCGGCGTCCGCCCTACTGCAGAATGTCTACATGGGATTGGTGGGTCTCAGCAGCCACGACCTTTCGGCCATGCGTGCCGTTCTCGGCTTTCCTCAGCGTGTGTTGTTCGCCACCGCCCGTGGTGACGATGGCAGAAGTCTCGCAGCTGCCTTCGACTACGGAACCTATACCTGCCTATTCTCCTCCGACATCGACCTGATCCCGCGCTTTGACGCAAACATGGAAGTCTACAGTGCGTCCAAGGTTGTGAGGGTCGAGTTCAACACGCCGTTCGTGAAGAGCATCCCGGCGACCCTGACGATAACGGATATCGACACTCACGGAATGGCGCGAACCAGCTCGAGTTTCTCATTCCGAGATAGCTTCCTTCTCGAATGGATTGCTCTGCATGAGACCGTTAGCACCGGCCGGCGGCCGAATACGTCGATCGCCGATGCGCGCCAAGACCTGTTGCTGTTCAGAGATATGATCGACCACATGCGCACGAATGGATCGAGTTGA